The Quercus robur chromosome 3, dhQueRobu3.1, whole genome shotgun sequence DNA segment CCGTGCAAGTTATAAAAGGTCCTGAGTTATTAAACATGTGGCATGGTAATACTAAGGTGAACGTGAGAAATCTTTTCTCGGAAGCAATAAGTAAATACAAGAAGTATGGTAAAGACTATAAATTTGAGAGAGATTTACTTTACATTTTGTTAGAACATGTATTAactgttctttattttcctcctttttaaGGTGATAGTATGTAGTCCACTCCATATAATTGTCTTTGATGAATTAGATTCAATAGCAAAGGTAAAAGAATCAAATTTTAACTATTCATTTGTTAATTATCATATTTTGATTCAATATtgggtataattttttttgtgtagaGAATAGGTAGCTCCACCAATTCAGACTAAATGGATCGAGTTGTGAATCAGTTGTTAACAATGGTTAGTGAATAATCctcatttaatttataaatatggCATATGAAATTCGTTagaataattgaaaatttttgaggtttttcttatttttcttttctatcccTCTTGTTCAATATCGAACTAATAAGTTGTTTATTTTAGATTGATGGTTTTCACAATATGAACAACATCTTCATTGTTGGAACAACCAACAAATTGGACCTTATACATCCTGCTCTTCTGAGGTAATATTCTCTCCctccctttctttctctctttgatgcACCCACGCATGTACTCATCCTTATAGTGTTCAATTCATAAACCGGGCCGATTATAGCTTCTTCTTGAGATAGGTGCTTTTGATGAAGCAGGACGTGTTCagattttaaaaattcacaataaaaaattattagataacTCTTACTTAAGTTGGATGTGAGCCTCGAAGACATAGGTaacttgcctttttttttttttactttaataatATTGATAAATGGAACCATAATCTCATGTCACTGGTTTGTATTACATGTGtttttgttaataatataaACTTTTGTGGTTTTGGTATTCAAATCCAATTTGCCTTTTGAAACTAATTGTTCATctacgttttcttttatttattgggATTCAAGATGTTAGCTAAAATTTCTGATTTGTTCTTGTGATGTTTCTCTCTTTGTTGGTTGTGTTCTATTTGCACAAGAACAGCTACTTTGACTCCAAGTTGGACTGGAGTAGATCTCGAAAGTCTCACAAGATTGGCACTGTTAAATGCTTTAACTCAGGTCATGGGAGGCAcacttggaaaattttgcaagcatggaaggtatatatataataaaaaaaagaaaagaaaagtgattcAATAGTGGAttaatcaaaattcacattcaataaaaagatattgagtaaagttttAGCCTTGTTACTATTCTATAACATAATATTTGTAAAGAGAATATTTATTAAACttggaatttatttattttttttattattattttttatgaataacaaACTTTTACAGAAAACAGAAGGACACAACACGAGTACACTAGACATCTAGCCTCCTCCAAGATGACACAGGCAAAACTTGGGAGAATTACACAATTCAAAAACAGGCAAATGCATCATGCTTGAGACTTGAAAGACCATTTAGCTAGATTATGAACAGTCTTGTTGACTTCTCAATGGACCCAACAAAATGATACCTCACCTAAGGAGCTATAGACATTCTTAATAgtctcaaaaaaataatgtctaaaaaaaaaattataatactatatataataaattctcttcaatatatatttattgaaccTTAGTATATTACTCAGTTCATCACTGTTTTAATCCTTAATTTACAcccttcttttttcctcttaaaaaaattacatctttCGAATACAAATTCTCTATCTTATTTGTTATGCTCCATTTTATACTCTACTAATCACTAACttgttatatatattctttataaaattactaaaagtttgaaagggaaaaaaatctgGCACGTAATATACCATAAATAAAGAGGAGCATAAAAAGTGGAACAAagaaattaattcatttttgaCTAAAATCGGTAGAAAAATTTGTACTAATAAGAAAATTATACAGCCAAATAACCTGGGACAAAGAATTTCTATTCTACACCTTTCTTTACTCTTGTTTCTAGACACATCATTCAAACATGTTATAATAAAGGGTCTACTTTTGAATGAGACTAGAATGGACTATGGCAAAGATGTGAAATAACGCATCATTTAatcacttgtgatttgttgtgaaaatattgtaaaaatattgtagacatagcatctctcataaagagaaatgatatgtcaacaacattttcacaacaaattctaagtgtcAGGTaattactggttgttattgttggggcaaaaaaataatcttaatgttagtttcaaatttgaactaataataactaaccacttgtgatttgttgtgaaaatgttgtaaaaatgttgtggacatagcatctCTCTAAAATAAAAGCACTTCTGGGGAAAAATGTTTTACACTTTCATTTGTATTTCTTCATTTTCCACATCACCCAAAACGCATAAATAGAACCTCCATCCCCCACCCCCCATTGTTAGTCACCCAACCACCACCCTCCACTAATGTCTTTGGTCTTTGGTTGCCAACTATAGCCACCGATGGTCACCAATCATGATTTTATTGATCAAAAattctcattatttttttattatatatatgtttggaagatgaaaaaatgtgagaaagtaatagaaaatatattttccataacatttttaataatgcaaccaaacacttgaaaatattttatggtcggaaaatattttcctttgaaTCAATCATAGCCTAATGTTGCAAGTATTAGAAATAATGTTTATTACTTTTTCAGCATCCAATTTCACAATGAGTTTTTCAATTCGAAATTCCTGCActttgcctatatatatatatatatatatatatatgtattgatgatgccgaaaatatcacCAGTAAGTCACACGGTCCTCGCGCGCTCCAAATAGCACCTGCACAGCAAAAATAAAGGacctagcagagagcaccggtgtggtaccggccaaataccctccgaaagtCAAatcagaactattctcactgctctagagtgctaaagagggtaaattatgcgtaccttgattcgTGAGGGTGCTtgagtttttatagtagtaggggTTGACtctttttccttggagtagaaatcttttccttataggagtcttcttgggcgtattttgcgggatcctttccatataggaatcccTCTTACAAAACGTGGAGGGCAAGTCATTTACTTATACATGCAAACGTGGTTAGCAAGCATTCTTTGACTAGTGTCGTTAGCTTATATTATGCCTTCATTCTTCACCCCGTCAGCCTCAGGATCACCCTTCAGCTTTATTACCCCGTCAGCCTATGGGTGCCTCTCCTTACAGCTTTAGCCCGCCGTCAGACATTAAACAGGGGCTGATGGCCAAGTAGATACCGTTAGAAATAAACCGTCGCCTTATCTTACTTGATCAAtctcttttatccttatcagttgccccctactccatatcTCCGTCACTTTTTATAGTAACGGGTTATGGAGTTAATGTTTCTGTTGATTGTCACATTCTTTAAGGAGACGGGAAAATTATTTATATGGGACTCCTCGAGCCGCCGTGCACTTAATGCTTTGGACACGTGGCGAGTTCCCATTGGCTTTGCTTCTGACGAgggcgtcgcttcgtcttccacGCCTTTTCATTCTATATATAAAGGGGTCCTTCTTCTCATTTCCTCTATTTCACATTTGCTAATCTTTGAAAGAGACAGACCGTCGCCCTGAATTCCGTCACCTTGTTCCTTAACTCCGTCACCTTGTGCATTGCTGCCCTTGAAGCCGTTTCTCCAAGAAAGTTAACTCATCAGTAAATTCtatttcctttcattttttaagtGACGCTACTaacattctttctctttttttcttttcagctcATACCCGTCCCCACATAACCGACAAACATGAGGAGTTCATCCGTCGGGTTCTAGAAATCCCTTTGGAGGAATGTAAGTGTAGGGATTTGATCACCCTTGACACTATTCATTTATACTGTAGGGGTCCAGAGCTGTCAGCTGAAGCTCGGAAATTGGACGATTTCTCCCATCGACGTAAGTACTCCTTATCACCTCCATCAGTCTACTCCTCCGTCTCTTGTTCTaactgttagttttttttttttattgtagagATGGAATCTGCTAAACAGAAGGTAAGGGCTGTCGCAGCCCATCAAAAGGAAGAGAAGAGGGCAGATGAGGCAGGGGGGGAGACGTCGTCAACCCCTAAGGCCGTCACTAAGCAGGTAAAGAGAAAGCTCGACGGGAGTGATGGCCGTCCGGCTAAAAAAGCCGCCATCACTCTTGGAGATAGTGCTGCAAAGGAAAAATCACCTCTCAAGCCAAGCCACGGTGTGGGCAAAGGGGTAATGACCTCCTTGGGTCCCGTCAATGAGGGCCCCTGTCGTCTCTTGACCCACAAGGATTATGTCGTCGGGGAGGTTAAGTCCTTCATAAAGCCGACGGACATAGAGCCTTGTGATCTGTTGGAGACGGAGGATTTAGGGGCGTCAGCCCTTTTTGATCTCACCAGGGTATGCTTGCTACCTTTTGGTCGATCtgattttattttgctttgatGAACTTTGACTGACGACTGTGTTCTTTTCTTAGGCCTTGGTGCGTGTTCAGGCCCTTCAAGACCATTGCGTCGCGAAGAAGGGAGTCGTTACTGGGGTCCAGAAGTATAATACAAATCTGATGAATGAACAAGGGCAGTACAAGGATGCCGTCCGTACGCTAAATCAAGAGCTGAAGGAAGTGAGGGAGAAGCTGGTGGAGGCTGACCGTCAGAATGACAAGTTCAAGGAGGAGGTGACGGATCTAGGCCAAAGGGTGCAGACGGCTGGGGTTGACGCGGTTCGAGACTTTAAGGCGACGCAATCGTTCATTGACTCTTGTGCCGAGTATTATGGCACTGGTTTTGACGATTGCCTTAAGCAGGTCGCGTCAGCATTCCCAGAGCTGGACCTGTTCGAAATTACAATGGATGGTGGAGATGACGGCTCATCTCAGCCTGATCCTACTCCGGAGTTTGACGGTGTTGTTGTCCTGGCCCAACCTGCTGCAAGCCCTCCTACTCCTGCTTCCAATACTCCAGCTGCGATTGTAAACGTTGAAGATCAGCAAGCTGACGGGAATCCTGCTGACGCTCCCGCTCCTTAGTTctctttatttgtattttatcctTGCATTTAAATCATTTTGCAAACAATCGttgtactttaatttttttgcaaacaGTTGTTTAAGTGCCCGTTTGGTTTTCTCGGGGTTTTGTTTGTATACAGCTGTATTTATTACATGGTATATTATTCCCGTCGCTttcgttatatatatatatatatatatatatatatatatttaatcagTGATTGAGCCGAACGAAGTCCTGGTAAACACTCCCGTCTGTTTTAGGAACCCCGTCAGCTTTTTTGAACTGGTTGGGAGACTCCATCGGTATAGCCCTTTTTGCGACTTATGAGATATCCTTCTTATCTCGTCAGTTTCACAGGTTTTCCCCTTGGATTTTCGACTTTGTTCATCATTTTTCAAGGATCGTCAGCTTGGTTGCACTATCCAAGTAATTGTTTCGTTGCTTTTGGCCCGTCAGCTTTGAAGATTCGCCCATCAGTTGTCACCATTTTTGTTACTTTACTGACCTTAATGTGGCcgttaattttctaattttcaatcatCTTACAGGCTTAATGTAAGCCCGTTGGTTCTATAATGGCTCCGTCCGTTTGGTGAGAtcgtcagctttttagctttagtCTGTCACGGGCTTGATGAGCTTGTCATCTTTTGTAGGTCTGTTGGTTTTAGAACcttgtccatatgatgatagccTCATTTATTAGGTGGGACCatcagctttttagctttagccttGATGACCTTGTCATCTTTGTAGGCCTGTTGGTTTTTGGAACCTTGTCCATATGATGGTAGTCTCATCTGTTTAGTGAGACCgttagctttttagctttagccttGATGACCTTGTCATCTTTGTAGGCCTGTTGGTTTTTGGAACTTTGTCCATATGATGGTAGTCTCGTCTGTTTAGTGAGACCGTTAGCTTTTTAGTCCGTGTGTTATGGACTTTGTCGTTTTTGTTGTTCACTTTTGTGAACTTAGTTGTCCACTTCTGTGGACTTTAAACCATAGATTTCTAAAATAGATACTTCAGCAATtttgaataaactcctcttattgccatacatttgtaaataaaagtaactctaaaaccaaatcctgccttttgggcttaaaacaaaaaagaggtattgttgcaaaaaactaaagtaaatgataGAGCTGAGGAGTAAgactaaaatttgttgaaatgtaaaaaatgaaaaaggttgGTTTTCATGTTACCGCTCCTACTGGTAATATTTTCGTAGGTGCTCGATGTTCCATTGGTGTGGCAGTTTCTGTCCTTCTAACGTTTCTAGGTGGTAAGTGTCTTTCCTCTGCCACGACGTAACTcagtaaggtccttcccaattggggccaaGTTTCCCTTaggtagggtccctagcggcgcctatgacctttctaagaacgagatctccaacttggaagtctctgtgtcggacccgagagttgtagtgtttggccatgcggtcttggtacctagcgagcctttgttctgccgctgccctgatctcgtccactaggtcgagccGTAGTCGCATTGCCTCGTCGTTTTTGTTCTCGTCATGGTTGTGCACCCTATAGCTTGTGAGCCCAATTTCGGCCaggatgactgcttcgcttccaTACGTCAGTCGTAACGGTGTCTTTCCTGTGGGTGTccttgccgtcgtcctgtatgccaatagtatgctcggcaattcttcaggccatataccctttgccccctcgagtcgagtcttgataatcttgagcaaagatcggttcgtgacttcgatttggccattagcctgagggtgggcgggggaggagtagtggttctttattcctaactgtgagcaaaaatcccagAAGGAGTCGTTGTCGAATTGCCTCCCGTTGTTTGAGACAAAGattctaggaatgccaaacctgcatatgatgcatctccagacaAAGTTTCGTACGTTCTTCTCCGTAATGGTGgccaaagcttcagcttccacccattttgtaaaatagACAATGCCCACTACCAGGAACTTCAGCTGTCGTATTGCTGTAGGGAATGGTCTCATAATATCTaacccccattgtgcgaacggccatggggccatcatcggggtcagctcttcggtcggttgtctaataatattgctgaacctttggcatttgtcacaggTCCTGACATAAGCTTCGGCGTCCTTCTGtatggtgggccaatagtaccctgcttgcacaagcttgtgtaccaatgatctAGACCCTGAATGG contains these protein-coding regions:
- the LOC126717557 gene encoding uncharacterized protein LOC126717557 isoform X2, which produces MDRVVNQLLTMIDGFHNMNNIFIVGTTNKLDLIHPALLSYFDSKLDWSRSRKSHKIGTVKCFNSGHGRHTWKILQAWKIDGFHNMNNIFIVGTTNKLDLIHPALLSYFDSKLDWSRSRKSHKIGTVKCFNSGHGRHTWKILQAWKKTEGHNTSTLDI